A single region of the Novosphingobium sp. genome encodes:
- a CDS encoding alpha/beta hydrolase, producing MSTLQVPGAELYFETVGDGPLIVFIPGAQGCAMVFQALAQQLRDRFTVLIYDRRGFSRSMLEGEQDYAQRLETDADDVARLIEHTGKGRATILGSSSGAIVALTVLARHPEVVETLIAHEPPASHHHPKGDALIAENLAIYDLYKAQGIGAAMQRFMRVWMQTPTSDHQVFAQTMSGTPAPQIVKNMTYWFEHEMRHYPPVQLDMAALKLEAARLVIGVGEEMQDPANPTTPIAHALSDKLEAPLRIFPGAHLGYAVKPEAFAQTLNHLLDERAAVAG from the coding sequence ATGAGCACATTGCAAGTCCCCGGCGCCGAGCTCTATTTCGAAACCGTCGGCGATGGGCCGCTGATCGTGTTCATCCCCGGCGCGCAAGGCTGCGCCATGGTGTTTCAAGCCCTTGCGCAGCAGTTGCGGGACCGGTTCACCGTGCTGATCTACGACCGCCGGGGCTTTTCCCGCAGCATGCTCGAGGGCGAGCAGGATTATGCCCAAAGGCTGGAGACCGATGCCGACGATGTCGCCCGCCTCATCGAGCATACCGGCAAGGGCCGCGCCACTATTCTGGGCAGCAGCTCGGGCGCCATCGTCGCGCTGACCGTGCTGGCACGCCACCCCGAGGTGGTCGAGACGCTGATCGCGCATGAGCCGCCCGCCTCGCACCATCACCCAAAGGGTGACGCGCTGATCGCCGAAAATCTTGCCATTTACGATCTCTACAAGGCGCAAGGCATCGGCGCGGCAATGCAGCGCTTTATGCGCGTCTGGATGCAGACGCCGACCTCGGATCATCAGGTCTTTGCGCAGACCATGTCGGGCACGCCCGCGCCCCAGATCGTGAAGAACATGACCTATTGGTTCGAACATGAAATGCGCCACTATCCGCCGGTGCAGCTCGATATGGCGGCGCTGAAGCTGGAAGCAGCCCGGCTGGTGATCGGCGTGGGCGAGGAAATGCAGGACCCGGCCAACCCCACCACCCCCATCGCCCACGCCCTGTCGGACAAGCTGGAGGCCCCGCTGCGGATCTTCCCCGGCGCCCATCTGGGCTATGCGGTGAAGCCCGAGGCCTTTGCCCAAACCCTGAACCACCTGCTGGACGAACGCGCGGCGGTGGCTGGCTGA
- a CDS encoding amidohydrolase family protein, with protein MANIKGLWLHAASMALALGTASAACAQRIVLDNATIVDTRSGKLTAHRAVVVEGSRIASIAEAGKVKAAPGDRLIDARGKFIVPGYNDMHAHPLNPGDTVNQLQMMLAMGITGFRQMSGSPELLAARKAGTLMPKLAPTLLVTPGSLLVGPNAATPEMAAAEVHRQKAQGADFIKAISLPPAVLFAAHAAAKADGLTVTGHLLPLVDPREAAEHGMDGIEHLGPGDALLLGCSSQESALRAAIVPPRPVVAPPEAPKTGAGTPPPGVPGAIGLANPLAFTPLPAILAYARVLDSYDAGKCGALADTLAARGIWQTPTLIRVRTMELGDDPAYVNSPELRYVIGSDRAVWHAAGERYTSVMTEPARAVLSRLFTVQLALTKLFYDHHVPMMAGDDTGGAGWVVPGYGLHQEFDLLAQAGLPPLAILQMTTLNPARYLHREASMGTVETGKTADLLLLDADPLASAANLHRISGLIHDGRYFTATDLAGLRQKVADREQ; from the coding sequence ATGGCCAACATCAAAGGCCTCTGGCTGCATGCGGCCAGCATGGCCCTCGCCCTGGGCACGGCTTCGGCGGCCTGCGCGCAGCGCATCGTGCTCGACAATGCCACCATCGTCGACACGCGCAGCGGCAAGCTGACCGCGCATCGTGCGGTGGTGGTGGAAGGCAGCCGGATCGCCAGCATCGCCGAAGCCGGAAAGGTCAAAGCCGCCCCCGGCGACCGGCTGATCGACGCCAGGGGCAAGTTTATCGTCCCCGGTTACAATGACATGCATGCCCATCCGCTCAATCCGGGCGACACGGTCAACCAGCTCCAGATGATGCTGGCGATGGGCATCACCGGCTTCCGCCAGATGAGCGGCTCGCCCGAGCTGCTGGCCGCGCGCAAGGCGGGCACGCTGATGCCGAAGCTGGCGCCCACCTTGCTGGTGACGCCCGGATCGCTGCTGGTCGGCCCCAATGCCGCCACGCCCGAGATGGCCGCCGCCGAGGTGCATCGCCAGAAAGCGCAGGGCGCCGATTTCATCAAGGCGATCAGCCTGCCGCCCGCCGTGCTGTTTGCCGCCCATGCCGCCGCCAAGGCCGATGGCTTGACGGTCACCGGCCACCTCCTGCCCCTGGTGGACCCGCGTGAGGCCGCCGAGCATGGCATGGACGGCATCGAGCATCTGGGCCCCGGCGATGCGCTGCTGCTGGGCTGTTCCTCGCAGGAAAGCGCCTTGCGCGCGGCCATCGTGCCGCCGCGCCCGGTCGTTGCACCGCCCGAGGCCCCCAAAACCGGCGCCGGCACCCCGCCGCCCGGCGTGCCCGGCGCGATCGGGCTGGCCAATCCGCTGGCCTTCACGCCGCTGCCCGCGATCCTGGCCTATGCCAGAGTGCTCGACAGCTATGATGCGGGCAAATGCGGCGCTCTGGCAGACACGCTGGCGGCGCGCGGCATCTGGCAGACACCAACGCTGATCCGGGTGCGCACCATGGAGTTAGGCGATGACCCGGCCTATGTGAACAGTCCCGAGCTGCGCTATGTCATCGGCTCGGACCGGGCCGTCTGGCATGCGGCGGGCGAGCGCTACACATCGGTGATGACCGAGCCCGCGCGCGCCGTGCTGAGCCGCCTGTTCACCGTGCAACTGGCGCTGACCAAACTGTTCTACGACCATCATGTGCCGATGATGGCGGGCGACGACACGGGCGGCGCGGGCTGGGTCGTGCCCGGCTATGGCCTGCATCAGGAGTTCGATCTGCTGGCTCAGGCCGGACTGCCGCCGCTGGCGATCCTGCAGATGACCACGCTCAACCCCGCCCGCTACCTCCACCGCGAGGCCAGCATGGGCACGGTGGAGACCGGCAAGACCGCCGATCTTCTGCTGCTCGATGCCGATCCGCTGGCCAGCGCCGCCAATCTGCACCGGATCTCCGGCCTTATCCACGATGGCCGCTATTTCACCGCCACCGACCTCGCCGGGCTCCGACAGAAGGTTGCCGATCGCGAACAGTGA